A genomic region of Manihot esculenta cultivar AM560-2 chromosome 15, M.esculenta_v8, whole genome shotgun sequence contains the following coding sequences:
- the LOC110601435 gene encoding glucan endo-1,3-beta-glucosidase 3 isoform X1 produces MALLPFLFLLVVYAVSADEDAFIGVNVGTALSDMPSPTQVVALLKAQNIRHVRLYDADQAMLLALANTGIRVSVSVPNEQLLGIGQSNATAANWVARNVIVHVPATNITAIAVGSEVLTTIPNAAPVLVSALKFIHSALVASNLDGQIKVSTPHSSSIILDSFPPSQAFFNRTWDPVMVSLLKFLQSTGSYLMLNVYPYYDYMQSNGVIPLDYALFRPLPPNKEAVDANTLLHYTNVFDAVVDAAYFAMSYLNFTNIPIVVTESGWPSEGDSNEPYATIDNANTYNSNLIRHVLNNSGTPKHPGIAVSTYIYELYNEDLRTGPVSEKKWGLFDANGVPVYVLHLTGAGTVLANDTTNQTFCVSKEGVDPKMLQAALDWACGPGKVDCSPLLQGQPCYEPDNVVAHSTYAFNAYFQEMDKSPGTCDFKGVATITTTDPSYGSCRFPGSAGTNGTLTNTTSLAPSSNSTSSDSPPLHLHNIGSFTTSAIIGAFLMSAVFL; encoded by the exons ATGCTTTCATTGGTGTGAATGTTGGTACTGCTCTCTCAGACATGCCAAGTCCAACTCAAGTGGTGGCCCTTCTTAAGGCCCAGAACATCCGACATGTCAGGCTATATGATGCTGACCAAGCCATGCTGCTTGCACTTGCCAACACAGGCATCCGTGTCTCAGTTTCTGTTCCAAATGAGCAGCTTCTTGGTATTGGTCAATCAAATGCTACTGCAGCCAACTGGGTTGCCCGCAATGTAATAGTCCATGTTCCTGCCACCAACATCACTGCTATAGCGGTTGGATCTGAAGTTTTGACTACCATCCCAAATGCTGCACCAGTCTTAGTCTCCGCGCTAAAGTTCATCCACTCAGCCCTTGTTGCGTCTAACCTTGATGGCCAAATTAAAGTCTCTACTCCACATTCTTCTTCCATCATCCTAGATTCCTTCCCCCCTTCCCAGGCTTTCTTTAACCGCACATGGGACCCAGTCATGGTTTCCTTGCTGAAATTTTTGCAGTCAACTGGATCATACCTTATGCTAAATGTATATCCATATTATGATTACATGCAATCAAATGGTGTGATCCCCTTAGACTATGCACTTTTTCGCCCCCTCCCTCCTAACAAGGAAGCTGTAGATGCTAATACACTTCTTCATTACACTAATGTCTTTGATGCTGTAGTTGATGCAGCATATTTTGCAATGTCCTATCTGAACTTCACCAATATCCCCATTGTTGTGACTGAGTCTGGTTGGCCCTCCGAAGGTGACTCAAATGAGCCATATGCAACCATTGATAATGCAAATACTTACAACAGTAACCTAATTAGGCATGTTCTTAATAACAGCGGCACTCCGAAACATCCAGGGATTGCAGTTAGTACTTACATTTATGAACTCTATAATGAGGATTTGAGAACTGGACCAGTTTCTGAGAAGAAGTGGGGACTTTTTGATGCCAATGGTGTGCCGGTTTATGTCTTGCACTTGACAGGTGCTGGTACTGTGTTGGCAAATGACACAACGAACCAGACCTTTTGTGTTTCCAAGGAAGGTGTTGACCCAAAGATGCTACAGGCGGCACTGGATTGGGCTTGTGGACCTGGAAAAGTTGATTGCTCACCTTTATTGCAAGGTCAACCATGTTATGAACCAGACAATGTGGTTGCACATTCAACATATGCTTTTAATGCCTATTTCCAGGAGATGGACAAGTCTCCAGGGACCTGTGATTTTAAAGGGGTCGCTACAATAACTACCACCGACCCAA GTTATGGTTCTTGTAGATTTCCTGGAAG TGCTGGAACAAATGGCACCTTGACAAATACCACATCGCTTGCCCCATCTTCCAACTCAACAAGTTCTGACAGCCCTCCGCTACATCTGCACAATATTGGTTCTTTCACAACCTCTGCGATCATAGGTGCTTTTCTAATGAGTGCAGTTTTCTTGTAA
- the LOC110601435 gene encoding glucan endo-1,3-beta-glucosidase 3 isoform X2 codes for MALLPFLFLLVVYAVSADEDAFIGVNVGTALSDMPSPTQVVALLKAQNIRHVRLYDADQAMLLALANTGIRVSVSVPNEQLLGIGQSNATAANWVARNVIVHVPATNITAIAVGSEVLTTIPNAAPVLVSALKFIHSALVASNLDGQIKVSTPHSSSIILDSFPPSQAFFNRTWDPVMVSLLKFLQSTGSYLMLNVYPYYDYMQSNGVIPLDYALFRPLPPNKEAVDANTLLHYTNVFDAVVDAAYFAMSYLNFTNIPIVVTESGWPSEGDSNEPYATIDNANTYNSNLIRHVLNNSGTPKHPGIAVSTYIYELYNEDLRTGPVSEKKWGLFDANGVPVYVLHLTGAGTVLANDTTNQTFCVSKEGVDPKMLQAALDWACGPGKVDCSPLLQGQPCYEPDNVVAHSTYAFNAYFQEMDKSPGTCDFKGVATITTTDPMLEQMAP; via the exons ATGCTTTCATTGGTGTGAATGTTGGTACTGCTCTCTCAGACATGCCAAGTCCAACTCAAGTGGTGGCCCTTCTTAAGGCCCAGAACATCCGACATGTCAGGCTATATGATGCTGACCAAGCCATGCTGCTTGCACTTGCCAACACAGGCATCCGTGTCTCAGTTTCTGTTCCAAATGAGCAGCTTCTTGGTATTGGTCAATCAAATGCTACTGCAGCCAACTGGGTTGCCCGCAATGTAATAGTCCATGTTCCTGCCACCAACATCACTGCTATAGCGGTTGGATCTGAAGTTTTGACTACCATCCCAAATGCTGCACCAGTCTTAGTCTCCGCGCTAAAGTTCATCCACTCAGCCCTTGTTGCGTCTAACCTTGATGGCCAAATTAAAGTCTCTACTCCACATTCTTCTTCCATCATCCTAGATTCCTTCCCCCCTTCCCAGGCTTTCTTTAACCGCACATGGGACCCAGTCATGGTTTCCTTGCTGAAATTTTTGCAGTCAACTGGATCATACCTTATGCTAAATGTATATCCATATTATGATTACATGCAATCAAATGGTGTGATCCCCTTAGACTATGCACTTTTTCGCCCCCTCCCTCCTAACAAGGAAGCTGTAGATGCTAATACACTTCTTCATTACACTAATGTCTTTGATGCTGTAGTTGATGCAGCATATTTTGCAATGTCCTATCTGAACTTCACCAATATCCCCATTGTTGTGACTGAGTCTGGTTGGCCCTCCGAAGGTGACTCAAATGAGCCATATGCAACCATTGATAATGCAAATACTTACAACAGTAACCTAATTAGGCATGTTCTTAATAACAGCGGCACTCCGAAACATCCAGGGATTGCAGTTAGTACTTACATTTATGAACTCTATAATGAGGATTTGAGAACTGGACCAGTTTCTGAGAAGAAGTGGGGACTTTTTGATGCCAATGGTGTGCCGGTTTATGTCTTGCACTTGACAGGTGCTGGTACTGTGTTGGCAAATGACACAACGAACCAGACCTTTTGTGTTTCCAAGGAAGGTGTTGACCCAAAGATGCTACAGGCGGCACTGGATTGGGCTTGTGGACCTGGAAAAGTTGATTGCTCACCTTTATTGCAAGGTCAACCATGTTATGAACCAGACAATGTGGTTGCACATTCAACATATGCTTTTAATGCCTATTTCCAGGAGATGGACAAGTCTCCAGGGACCTGTGATTTTAAAGGGGTCGCTACAATAACTACCACCGACCCAA TGCTGGAACAAATGGCACCTTGA